The Paeniglutamicibacter sulfureus genome includes a region encoding these proteins:
- a CDS encoding phytanoyl-CoA dioxygenase family protein codes for MTTTPIPTDSAARWFRAEDCNLDDFKRITSQCTSLADYPYADAVEQNVLVYGPRLHSYLESTDERADVQAELAKALTDGPGIVVFKGAFPDISVVDRATLAFNKLIDAQKASGVQGGDHFAKPGANDRIWGALDKLALADPAVFAEYYSSDILALVSQAWLGPNYQVTSQVNVVNPGGVAQRAHRDYHLGFMSATQAGAYPAHAHLLTPALTLQGAVAHCDMPLESGPTLYLPHSHKYAAGYVAFHREDFTEHFLQHHAQLPLEKGDAVFFNPALFHGAGTNVSTDIKRMANLLQVSSAFGRAMETVDRTAMSKALYPVLLELKSAGASEAALHNIIAASAEGYAFPTNLDLDQPIGGLAPQSQAELVAEHLARSGSPAELNEALDAQGARRLGTGFPPA; via the coding sequence ATGACCACCACCCCGATCCCGACCGACAGCGCCGCACGCTGGTTCCGAGCCGAGGACTGCAATCTTGATGACTTCAAGCGCATCACCTCCCAGTGCACGTCCCTGGCCGACTACCCGTATGCCGATGCCGTGGAACAGAATGTGCTCGTTTACGGACCCCGCCTGCATTCGTACCTTGAATCGACGGACGAACGCGCGGACGTCCAGGCGGAACTGGCCAAGGCGCTGACGGATGGTCCGGGCATTGTGGTGTTCAAGGGAGCATTCCCCGATATTTCGGTCGTGGACCGCGCCACACTGGCCTTCAACAAGCTCATCGATGCCCAGAAGGCATCCGGCGTCCAGGGCGGCGACCACTTCGCCAAGCCCGGGGCAAACGACAGGATCTGGGGTGCCCTGGACAAGCTGGCGCTGGCCGACCCCGCGGTGTTCGCCGAATATTATTCCTCCGACATCCTTGCCCTGGTGTCGCAGGCCTGGCTGGGACCCAACTACCAGGTGACCTCCCAGGTCAACGTCGTCAACCCCGGGGGTGTGGCGCAGCGGGCGCACCGCGATTACCACCTGGGTTTCATGTCCGCAACGCAGGCCGGCGCCTACCCTGCGCATGCCCACCTGCTCACCCCGGCGCTCACCTTGCAAGGTGCCGTCGCGCACTGCGACATGCCGCTGGAATCCGGGCCGACCCTTTACCTTCCGCATTCTCACAAGTACGCGGCCGGCTACGTGGCATTCCACCGCGAGGACTTCACCGAGCACTTCCTGCAGCACCATGCGCAGCTGCCCCTGGAGAAGGGAGACGCGGTGTTCTTCAACCCCGCACTCTTCCACGGTGCCGGCACCAACGTTTCAACCGACATCAAGCGCATGGCGAACCTGCTCCAGGTCTCCTCGGCCTTCGGCCGCGCCATGGAAACGGTGGACCGCACGGCCATGAGCAAGGCCCTGTACCCGGTGCTGCTGGAACTCAAGTCCGCGGGGGCCTCCGAGGCCGCCCTGCACAACATCATCGCCGCCTCGGCGGAGGGCTACGCCTTCCCCACCAACCTGGATCTGGACCAGCCGATCGGCGGGCTCGCCCCGCAGTCGCAGGCCGA
- the iolG gene encoding inositol 2-dehydrogenase, whose product MTSPRPLRMALFGSGRIGQVHARNLAAHPDIELVLIADPFIDAARKLAEQTGARAVQDPDEVFAEPGLDAVIIGSPTSTHVDLITRAAAHGLAVLCEKPIDLDLATVMECRDKLKDTTVPIMLGFNRRFDPSFASINARVEAGEIGSLEQVTIISRDPAPAPRDYIETSGGIFRDMTIHDLDMARFFVEDIVEVTAVGSNQFSSDIEELGDYDSVVVTLRGSRGELITITNSRHCAYGYDQRLEAFGSEGMLEAKNITPTTVRKYGASGTAEGEAYMPFFLERYAQAYKAELDAFAMAIRSGTPCSPSFEDGVAALVLADAALESARTGKTVKLKPIA is encoded by the coding sequence ATGACTTCACCACGCCCCCTGCGCATGGCACTTTTCGGCTCCGGCCGCATTGGACAGGTCCACGCCCGCAACCTTGCCGCCCACCCTGACATCGAGCTGGTACTGATTGCCGATCCGTTCATTGACGCCGCCCGCAAGCTTGCGGAACAGACCGGGGCACGCGCCGTGCAGGACCCGGATGAGGTGTTTGCCGAGCCCGGCCTGGACGCCGTGATCATCGGCTCGCCGACAAGCACCCACGTCGACCTGATCACCCGCGCAGCGGCCCACGGGCTCGCCGTCCTGTGCGAAAAGCCCATCGACCTTGACCTGGCCACCGTCATGGAATGCCGCGACAAGCTGAAGGACACGACAGTCCCCATCATGCTCGGCTTCAACCGCCGGTTTGACCCAAGCTTCGCATCCATCAACGCCCGCGTTGAAGCCGGTGAAATAGGATCATTGGAACAGGTCACCATCATCAGCCGCGACCCGGCCCCTGCTCCCCGCGACTACATCGAAACCTCGGGCGGAATCTTCCGTGACATGACCATCCACGACCTGGACATGGCACGCTTCTTCGTTGAGGACATCGTCGAGGTCACGGCGGTGGGCTCCAACCAGTTCAGCAGCGACATCGAGGAGCTCGGAGACTACGATTCCGTCGTCGTGACCCTGCGTGGCAGCCGTGGCGAGCTCATCACGATCACCAACTCCCGCCATTGCGCTTACGGGTACGACCAGCGCCTGGAGGCTTTCGGATCCGAGGGCATGCTTGAAGCCAAGAACATCACCCCGACCACGGTCCGCAAGTACGGAGCGTCCGGCACCGCCGAGGGTGAGGCCTACATGCCCTTCTTCCTGGAGCGCTATGCCCAGGCCTACAAGGCGGAACTGGATGCCTTCGCCATGGCAATCCGTTCGGGGACGCCTTGCTCCCCAAGCTTCGAGGACGGGGTCGCCGCGCTGGTGCTGGCCGATGCGGCCCTCGAATCCGCGCGCACCGGCAAGACGGTGAAGCTCAAGCCCATCGCTTAG
- a CDS encoding Gfo/Idh/MocA family oxidoreductase, which yields MPVRVGVIGAGIMGADHARNLAENIGGASLAGVADIDAARAREHAHGGFSTDNALELINHPDVDAVLIASHDSTHAELALAALRAGKHVLCEKPLAQNAADSRAIVDAARAASQRAGKSLLGVGFMRRFDPGHLRLRRIVEEDTLGKVLMVHCVSRNVSSAPGTSNESAIMNSAIHELDSLPWLLGSAITEVAWIPGGAGSAHAEGFQDPAFMLLRTANGVLATLELYLNARHGYSTQCEVVCEEGTVSLREPANVEFNRDGKNFVEYPADWRPRFAEAYRTELQDWIRSITDGAPNPLASGTDGLNASLVGEAMVESMRRGGQFVPVAY from the coding sequence ATGCCCGTACGCGTAGGAGTCATCGGGGCCGGCATCATGGGAGCCGACCACGCCCGCAACCTCGCCGAAAACATCGGCGGAGCTTCATTGGCGGGTGTCGCCGACATTGATGCGGCCCGCGCCAGGGAACACGCCCATGGTGGATTCAGCACCGACAATGCGCTGGAGCTGATCAACCACCCGGATGTCGATGCCGTGCTGATCGCTTCCCATGACTCCACGCACGCCGAGCTGGCCCTGGCAGCCTTGCGGGCAGGGAAACACGTGTTGTGCGAAAAACCGCTGGCCCAAAATGCCGCCGACAGCCGCGCCATCGTCGACGCCGCCCGTGCCGCCAGCCAGAGGGCGGGAAAGAGCCTGTTGGGCGTCGGATTCATGCGCCGCTTCGACCCGGGGCATCTCCGCCTGCGCCGGATCGTGGAGGAAGACACGCTGGGCAAGGTGCTGATGGTCCACTGCGTCAGCCGCAATGTCTCATCTGCCCCGGGGACCAGCAACGAATCGGCGATCATGAACTCGGCCATCCACGAGCTGGACTCGTTGCCGTGGCTGCTCGGCAGCGCCATCACCGAGGTTGCCTGGATCCCGGGCGGTGCCGGCAGCGCACACGCCGAGGGCTTCCAAGATCCCGCATTCATGCTGCTGAGGACCGCGAACGGCGTGTTGGCGACCCTGGAGTTGTACCTCAATGCCCGGCACGGCTATTCGACCCAATGCGAGGTGGTCTGCGAGGAGGGCACGGTGTCGCTACGCGAACCTGCCAACGTCGAATTCAACCGGGACGGCAAGAACTTCGTGGAATACCCCGCGGACTGGAGGCCGCGATTTGCCGAGGCATACAGGACCGAACTCCAGGACTGGATCCGTTCCATCACCGACGGCGCCCCGAACCCGCTGGCCTCGGGCACGGACGGCCTGAACGCCTCGCTGGTCGGTGAGGCCATGGTCGAATCGATGCGCCGCGGGGGACAGTTCGTGCCTGTTGCCTACTGA
- a CDS encoding LacI family DNA-binding transcriptional regulator — MAHRFSLKEIARQAGLSVATVDRVLHERPGVRRGTVGQVTRAIAELDSQQTQLELSGRSFVIDLVVDAPARFSGALRSALEAELPLLRPAAFRARFHLRERWGAVECARQLDAVARRGSHGVLLKAVDSPEIADAVERLAARGIPVVTVVTDLPSTARIAYVGPENRAAGSTAAYLMCSWLGERPGDIALTASHDSFRGEEEREMGFRATMRALAPGRRVHELPDSDGIDATAECHLEDLYARHAAISGIYSIGGGNSGLARAIERNGIHGTVLLGHDLNQENSLLLARGSMQAVLGHNLRTDMHGACRALMHHHGALPGAWEPERSPIDIHTPYNMPASSAR, encoded by the coding sequence ATGGCTCACCGGTTTTCCCTCAAGGAGATCGCCAGACAGGCGGGGCTCAGCGTGGCCACCGTCGACCGGGTGCTGCACGAGCGCCCGGGGGTGCGCCGGGGGACGGTGGGCCAGGTCACGCGCGCCATCGCGGAACTCGATAGCCAGCAAACCCAGTTGGAGCTTTCCGGCCGCAGCTTCGTGATCGACCTGGTGGTTGATGCGCCCGCGCGTTTCAGTGGGGCCCTGCGCAGCGCCCTCGAAGCGGAGCTTCCGTTGCTGCGCCCCGCCGCATTCCGGGCCCGTTTCCACCTGAGGGAACGCTGGGGTGCTGTCGAATGCGCCAGGCAACTGGATGCCGTGGCCCGCAGGGGTTCGCATGGAGTGCTGCTCAAGGCGGTCGATTCCCCGGAAATAGCCGACGCCGTCGAACGGCTCGCCGCCCGGGGCATCCCGGTGGTGACGGTGGTGACCGACCTGCCCTCCACGGCAAGGATCGCCTATGTGGGACCGGAAAACCGGGCCGCGGGTTCCACCGCCGCCTACCTGATGTGTTCCTGGCTGGGTGAACGGCCAGGGGACATCGCACTGACGGCGAGCCATGATAGTTTCCGCGGCGAAGAGGAACGGGAGATGGGCTTCCGTGCCACGATGCGTGCGCTGGCACCCGGACGCAGAGTCCATGAATTGCCGGACTCGGACGGAATCGACGCAACGGCCGAATGCCACTTGGAGGACCTCTATGCGAGGCATGCGGCCATTTCCGGGATCTATTCGATCGGTGGCGGAAACTCCGGCTTGGCCCGCGCCATCGAACGGAACGGAATACATGGCACCGTTCTGCTTGGCCATGACCTGAACCAGGAGAATTCCCTGTTGCTGGCCCGCGGATCGATGCAGGCGGTCCTGGGGCACAACCTGCGCACCGATATGCATGGAGCGTGCCGTGCGCTGATGCACCACCACGGTGCACTGCCCGGCGCGTGGGAGCCCGAGCGCTCGCCGATAGACATCCATACGCCCTACAACATGCCTGCATCTTCCGCGCGGTAG